From Mycolicibacterium nivoides, a single genomic window includes:
- a CDS encoding mannan-binding protein: protein MMRIGKLIGAAALAAGSLVAITTAPSAEASAASFCGELGAQWDGQSCHTSVTSDRKAVRDIKMALPGDLVENPVIRQYLTNLMNNWRNAAQKMAADSFGEEQFEIFQHGDALTAVFHEMYSGTVGTDALSHPNAPIVSDAYRTFTFAGGRQLQLADLFKPGADFRAEIPRLGEPFIVAALDAAPPPHQPGTYPFTPDRWTPDNVYSGGYKAWALTPDELILYMPDYPVGRDSPVDFTPGRMQWSMDGGTVQARIPLSALAPVLQPQYGGV, encoded by the coding sequence ATGATGCGCATCGGCAAACTGATCGGCGCGGCGGCCCTGGCCGCGGGCTCTCTGGTGGCCATCACGACCGCCCCGTCCGCCGAGGCGTCGGCGGCATCCTTCTGCGGCGAACTGGGCGCCCAATGGGATGGGCAGTCCTGCCATACGTCGGTGACCTCGGACCGAAAGGCGGTCCGTGACATCAAGATGGCACTGCCCGGCGATCTGGTGGAAAACCCCGTCATCCGGCAGTACCTGACCAACCTGATGAACAACTGGCGCAACGCCGCGCAGAAGATGGCCGCCGACAGCTTCGGCGAGGAGCAGTTCGAGATCTTCCAGCATGGCGACGCGCTGACGGCCGTCTTCCATGAGATGTACTCAGGGACCGTCGGTACCGACGCCCTGTCGCACCCGAACGCGCCTATCGTCAGCGACGCGTACCGCACCTTCACGTTCGCGGGCGGGCGGCAGCTGCAGCTGGCCGACCTGTTCAAACCGGGCGCCGATTTCCGGGCCGAGATCCCGCGCCTGGGCGAGCCGTTCATCGTCGCCGCACTCGATGCGGCACCGCCGCCGCATCAGCCCGGCACCTATCCGTTCACCCCGGACCGCTGGACCCCGGACAACGTCTACTCGGGCGGATACAAGGCTTGGGCACTGACCCCGGACGAGCTGATCCTCTATATGCCGGATTACCCGGTCGGGCGGGACAGTCCGGTCGATTTCACTCCCGGCAGGATGCAGTGGTCGATGGACGGCGGCACGGTGCAGGCGCGCATTCCGCTCTCGGCGCTGGCCCCGGTGCTACAGCCGCAATACGGCGGGGTCTGA
- a CDS encoding LLM class flavin-dependent oxidoreductase encodes MTRQLHLNAFLMGVGHHEAAWRHERTDVRNLTDVEHFQRLAQLAERGKLDSVFFADGLAVGPRVKHNTQAIFEPITLLTAMATVTEHVGLIATATTGYIEPYTLARSFASLDHISGGRAGWNIVTSAGEDEAANFGVDGIPDHAGRYRRATEFVDVATALWDSWEDDALVLDEASGTFADTERVHRIDHDGEHFKVRGPLNTPRSVQGRPLLVQAGSSESGKDFAARYAEAIFTAQRSVADGKAFYRDVKARAVRFGRSADEVKILPGIVPFIGPTEEAARELEQQFTDLISPEYSLRQLSQMLGVDLTAHALDAPLPVLPPIEQIQGNKSRYQLVKDLASSESLTVRQLIAKLGGGRGHRTFAGTAEQVADDLELWFTEGAADGFNIMPPYLPGGLEDFVEQVVPILQRRGLFRTDYTATTLRGHYGLAHRPSRYTVTAAETSA; translated from the coding sequence ATGACGCGACAACTTCATCTCAACGCCTTCCTCATGGGAGTCGGGCACCACGAGGCGGCGTGGCGGCACGAGCGCACCGACGTACGAAACCTGACCGACGTCGAGCACTTCCAGCGTCTGGCCCAACTGGCCGAACGCGGCAAGCTGGATTCGGTGTTCTTTGCCGACGGGTTGGCTGTCGGGCCGCGGGTGAAGCACAACACGCAGGCGATCTTCGAGCCGATCACGCTGCTCACCGCGATGGCGACGGTCACCGAGCACGTCGGCCTGATCGCCACCGCGACCACCGGCTACATCGAGCCCTACACCCTGGCCCGCAGCTTCGCCTCCCTGGACCACATCAGCGGAGGCCGGGCCGGGTGGAACATCGTCACCTCGGCGGGGGAGGACGAAGCGGCCAACTTCGGCGTCGACGGCATCCCCGACCATGCCGGCCGCTATCGGCGGGCCACTGAATTCGTCGACGTGGCAACGGCTTTGTGGGACAGCTGGGAAGACGATGCACTGGTTCTCGACGAGGCCAGCGGTACCTTCGCCGATACGGAGCGGGTGCACCGGATCGACCACGACGGCGAGCACTTCAAGGTCCGTGGGCCACTGAACACGCCGCGTTCGGTGCAGGGTCGTCCGCTGTTGGTCCAGGCCGGGTCCTCGGAGTCGGGCAAGGATTTCGCCGCGCGCTACGCCGAGGCGATCTTCACCGCGCAGCGCTCGGTGGCCGACGGCAAGGCGTTCTACCGCGACGTGAAAGCCCGCGCCGTGAGGTTCGGCCGCAGCGCCGACGAGGTGAAGATCCTGCCCGGCATCGTGCCGTTCATCGGGCCCACCGAGGAAGCCGCTCGCGAACTGGAACAGCAGTTCACCGACCTGATCTCGCCCGAGTACTCGTTGCGCCAGCTGTCGCAGATGCTCGGAGTGGACCTGACCGCGCATGCGCTCGACGCACCGTTGCCCGTGTTGCCACCCATCGAGCAGATCCAGGGCAACAAGAGCCGCTACCAACTGGTGAAGGATCTCGCCAGCAGCGAGTCGCTGACGGTGCGGCAGCTGATCGCCAAACTCGGTGGCGGGCGCGGACACCGGACCTTCGCGGGGACCGCCGAGCAGGTGGCCGACGACTTGGAGCTGTGGTTCACCGAGGGCGCCGCCGACGGTTTCAACATCATGCCGCCGTATCTGCCCGGCGGCCTTGAGGATTTCGTCGAGCAGGTGGTGCCGATCCTGCAGCGGCGCGGACTGTTTCGGACCGACTACACCGCGACGACGCTGCGCGGGCACTACGGGCTGGCGCACCGGCCCAGCCGTTACACGGTGACGGCGGCCGAAACCAGCGCGTGA
- a CDS encoding MlaD family protein: protein MIRPVRKYVLPVVMTACLTISGCASEGLASLPLPAPGVGSGGYKLTAIFSNALNLPANAKVKLAGADVGELESMVASNYTAVTTLRIMDGVRLPRGTTAELRSATPLGDVFVSVRPPTPVDPNAPLLKDGDTIGLDSTRAAATVESLLGSAAILVNGGAVRNFTNIINGMGKATGDQGQAFGNLIAKTNHTLGTLNARSDQLSTAMTETSQLLRQIEDKNQTVSELMDAAGPATDTLAEHTTQIADLITQIGDTSAQLRKFPSIAGTDTSGRSVIADANKVAGAWNDVALSPDASLYALNRLMPPLVKATSGSGLSVRASIDRLILGSIPDIGFAGDPGLHGPKRYNWHQLVGSLQYTLLRLQERVVGRGPSVPQMPVIPSPTEPGQIVPAPPEAPGPVPPAEVAPAPAEVPAAEVPR, encoded by the coding sequence ATGATCAGACCGGTGCGCAAATATGTTCTGCCCGTAGTGATGACGGCCTGCCTGACCATTTCGGGTTGTGCCTCCGAAGGCCTGGCCAGCCTGCCGTTGCCGGCTCCCGGCGTCGGCTCGGGCGGTTACAAGCTGACGGCGATCTTTTCCAACGCCTTGAACCTGCCGGCCAATGCCAAGGTGAAGCTGGCCGGTGCCGATGTGGGTGAGCTCGAGTCGATGGTGGCCAGCAACTACACCGCGGTGACCACCCTGCGCATCATGGATGGTGTCCGGCTGCCCCGTGGCACCACCGCCGAATTGCGTTCGGCGACACCGCTGGGCGATGTGTTCGTCTCGGTCAGGCCGCCGACCCCGGTCGACCCGAACGCCCCGCTGCTCAAGGACGGCGACACCATCGGCCTGGATTCGACGCGGGCCGCCGCGACCGTGGAATCGCTGCTGGGATCGGCGGCGATCCTGGTCAACGGTGGGGCGGTGCGCAACTTCACCAACATCATCAACGGCATGGGTAAGGCCACCGGTGACCAGGGGCAGGCTTTCGGAAACCTGATCGCCAAGACGAACCACACGCTGGGCACGCTCAACGCGCGCTCCGATCAGCTCTCGACCGCGATGACCGAGACGTCGCAGCTGCTGCGGCAGATCGAGGACAAGAACCAGACCGTCAGTGAGTTGATGGACGCGGCCGGGCCTGCCACCGACACACTGGCCGAGCACACCACCCAGATCGCGGATCTGATCACTCAGATCGGCGACACCTCGGCACAATTGCGCAAGTTCCCGTCGATCGCGGGGACCGACACCAGCGGGCGCAGCGTGATCGCCGACGCCAACAAAGTGGCGGGTGCCTGGAACGATGTGGCGCTGTCCCCGGATGCCTCGCTGTACGCGCTGAACCGGTTGATGCCGCCATTGGTGAAAGCGACTTCCGGCAGTGGTCTTTCGGTGCGCGCCAGTATCGACCGGCTGATCCTCGGGTCGATTCCGGATATCGGGTTCGCCGGTGACCCGGGATTGCACGGCCCCAAGCGCTACAACTGGCATCAGCTGGTCGGCTCACTGCAGTACACGTTGTTGCGGCTGCAGGAGCGCGTCGTGGGCCGCGGTCCGTCGGTGCCTCAGATGCCGGTGATCCCCAGCCCGACCGAGCCCGGCCAGATCGTGCCGGCTCCTCCGGAGGCGCCGGGTCCGGTACCGCCTGCTGAGGTTGCGCCTGCTCCCGCTGAGGTGCCGGCCGCGGAGGTGCCGCGATGA
- a CDS encoding ABC transporter permease, with amino-acid sequence MSNAVAVAPVESLAEIPTEAPTTPEPEHRGRRLRALTWRLLRATVVVAAFLALWEVAPRIGLVDKVFLPPFSEVVSAWFTLLNNGQLWEHVSASLSRALAGLAIAIVVSIPLGVAIAWYRPVAEFLNPILELFRNTAALALLPVFILILGIGETSKVALVIYAASFPILLNTISGVRTVDPLLIKSARSLGLSPLRLFQKVILPAAVPTIFTGLRMAAASSILVLIAAEMVGAKAGLGYLITASQLNFQIPNMYAGIVTIALVGVIFNGIVVAIEGRLSGWRATT; translated from the coding sequence ATGTCTAACGCCGTCGCGGTAGCTCCCGTCGAGTCACTCGCCGAGATCCCGACCGAGGCGCCGACGACACCGGAACCCGAGCATCGCGGCCGCCGGCTGCGGGCCCTCACCTGGCGCCTGTTGCGTGCCACGGTGGTCGTCGCCGCGTTCCTGGCGCTGTGGGAGGTGGCCCCGCGGATCGGGCTGGTGGACAAGGTCTTTCTGCCTCCCTTCTCTGAGGTCGTCAGCGCCTGGTTCACCCTGCTGAACAACGGCCAACTGTGGGAGCATGTTTCGGCCAGCCTGTCGCGCGCGCTGGCCGGTCTTGCCATCGCGATCGTGGTCAGCATCCCGTTGGGAGTGGCGATCGCCTGGTACCGGCCGGTCGCGGAGTTCCTCAACCCGATCCTGGAGCTGTTCCGCAACACCGCCGCACTCGCCCTGCTACCGGTGTTCATCCTGATCCTGGGGATCGGGGAGACCTCCAAAGTGGCGCTGGTGATCTACGCGGCGTCGTTCCCGATCCTGCTCAACACCATCTCCGGGGTTCGCACCGTTGACCCCCTGCTGATCAAATCTGCCCGCTCCCTCGGGCTGTCACCGCTTCGGCTGTTCCAGAAGGTGATCCTGCCCGCGGCGGTACCCACCATCTTCACCGGCCTGCGCATGGCGGCGGCCTCGTCGATCCTGGTGCTGATCGCCGCCGAGATGGTCGGCGCCAAGGCCGGATTGGGTTACCTGATCACCGCATCACAGCTCAACTTCCAGATCCCCAACATGTACGCCGGCATCGTCACCATCGCCCTGGTGGGCGTCATCTTCAACGGCATCGTGGTGGCCATCGAGGGCCGGCTGTCGGGCTGGCGGGCCACGACCTGA
- a CDS encoding DUF3329 domain-containing protein, with translation MTVTVTADKHTDDEKTEIVDDAIGIEETAGEIVEPEAEAEAEAEAEAAPESDAKTEADDDKAEAEPEGATRGWRRRVLVGAVVAVFVAALALSGFLGWTVWQNKQVTQAGKQAQDAAVTYAQILTSIDSSKVDENFNQVLAGATGEFKDMYSQSSMQLRQLLIDNKASAHGVVVDSAVQSASKDKVVVLLFVDQSVSNTTVPDPRIDRSRIKMTMEKVDGQWRASKVELA, from the coding sequence ATGACGGTGACCGTGACCGCTGACAAGCACACCGACGACGAGAAGACCGAAATCGTCGACGACGCAATCGGTATCGAAGAGACAGCCGGCGAGATCGTCGAGCCCGAAGCCGAAGCCGAAGCCGAAGCCGAAGCCGAAGCCGCGCCGGAATCCGACGCCAAGACCGAGGCTGACGACGACAAAGCCGAGGCGGAGCCGGAGGGCGCGACCCGGGGCTGGCGCCGGCGTGTGCTCGTCGGCGCCGTGGTTGCGGTATTCGTTGCCGCGCTGGCACTCTCAGGCTTCCTGGGGTGGACCGTGTGGCAGAACAAGCAGGTGACGCAGGCCGGAAAGCAGGCCCAGGATGCCGCGGTGACGTACGCCCAGATCTTGACGAGTATCGATTCCAGCAAGGTCGACGAGAACTTCAACCAGGTGCTGGCCGGTGCGACGGGCGAGTTCAAGGACATGTACTCGCAGTCGAGCATGCAGCTGCGCCAGTTGCTCATCGACAACAAGGCCTCAGCGCATGGCGTTGTGGTGGACTCGGCCGTGCAGTCGGCGAGCAAGGACAAGGTCGTGGTGTTGTTGTTCGTCGACCAGTCGGTGTCCAACACCACCGTTCCCGACCCGCGGATCGACCGCAGCCGCATCAAGATGACGATGGAGAAGGTCGACGGGCAATGGCGCGCAAGCAAAGTGGAACTCGCCTGA
- a CDS encoding helix-turn-helix domain-containing protein: MCSQYWAPLRINRIHSEVPPMFPDRLTLPEAAEYIGVSGKTLYMWYESERGPNAFKIAARLWYLRSDIDEWANAEMAATAHGGVQ; this comes from the coding sequence ATGTGCTCTCAATATTGGGCACCGTTGCGTATCAACCGCATTCACTCTGAGGTACCACCCATGTTCCCTGACCGTTTGACGCTTCCCGAAGCTGCCGAGTACATCGGCGTATCGGGCAAGACTCTGTACATGTGGTACGAATCCGAACGTGGTCCAAATGCATTCAAGATTGCAGCTCGACTCTGGTATCTACGAAGCGACATTGACGAGTGGGCGAACGCTGAGATGGCTGCTACCGCACATGGCGGTGTTCAGTGA
- a CDS encoding ABC transporter ATP-binding protein, with protein MSTQTKLSLRNVTKQFPIRGEKTSFTAIQDISIDVKAGEFLVLVGPSGCGKSTLLDLLGGLTQPTSGEILLDGKPVTGPGLDRGIVFQQYALLPWRTARKNIEFGLEAKGLPSAERRRRAEEYLELVGLQGFADRYPHELSGGMKQRVAIARSLAFDPEVLLMDEPFAALDAQTRESLQDELLRIWQATGKTILFITHGIDEALYLGQRVAVLTSRPGRIKQIVDVDIDRNTDDVRSSEGFRAQRHHIWSLLHDEVERARSEEVQHV; from the coding sequence GTGAGTACGCAAACGAAGCTGAGTCTGCGCAATGTGACCAAGCAGTTCCCGATCCGTGGCGAGAAGACCAGTTTCACTGCCATCCAGGACATCAGCATCGACGTCAAGGCAGGTGAGTTCCTGGTGTTGGTCGGGCCGAGTGGTTGCGGCAAGTCGACGCTGCTGGACCTGCTCGGCGGGCTGACCCAACCGACGTCGGGGGAGATCCTGCTCGACGGCAAGCCGGTCACCGGACCCGGGCTGGATCGGGGCATCGTATTCCAGCAGTACGCGCTGCTGCCGTGGCGCACCGCCCGCAAGAACATCGAATTCGGCCTGGAAGCAAAGGGTCTGCCCTCGGCGGAGCGGCGGCGGCGGGCCGAGGAGTACCTCGAGCTGGTCGGGCTGCAGGGCTTCGCCGATCGCTACCCGCACGAACTGTCGGGTGGAATGAAGCAGCGCGTCGCGATCGCCCGCAGCCTCGCGTTCGACCCCGAGGTGCTGCTGATGGATGAGCCGTTCGCCGCGCTGGATGCCCAGACCCGGGAATCCCTGCAGGACGAGCTGCTCAGGATCTGGCAGGCCACCGGTAAGACCATCCTGTTCATCACCCACGGCATCGACGAGGCGCTGTACCTCGGCCAGCGGGTCGCGGTGCTGACGTCACGGCCGGGCCGGATCAAGCAGATCGTCGACGTAGACATCGACCGCAACACCGACGACGTCCGCTCCAGCGAGGGATTCCGGGCACAACGCCACCACATCTGGTCACTTCTGCACGACGAGGTGGAACGCGCCCGGTCCGAGGAGGTTCAACATGTCTAA
- a CDS encoding YajQ family cyclic di-GMP-binding protein — MADSSFDVVSKVDRQEVDNALNQAAKELSTRFDFRGTDTSIAWKGEEVIELTSSTEERVKAAVDVFKEKLVRRDISMKAFDAGEPQASGKTYKVSGDIKQGISSEQAKKITKIIRDEGPKGVKAQIQGDEIRVSSKKRDDLQAVIALLKGSDLDVALQFVNYR, encoded by the coding sequence ATGGCGGATTCCAGCTTCGACGTCGTCAGCAAGGTCGACCGTCAGGAGGTCGATAACGCGCTCAACCAGGCCGCCAAGGAACTGTCCACCCGGTTCGACTTCCGCGGCACCGACACCAGCATCGCCTGGAAGGGCGAAGAAGTGATCGAACTCACCTCCAGCACCGAGGAGCGCGTCAAGGCAGCGGTCGACGTGTTCAAGGAGAAATTGGTCCGTCGCGACATCTCGATGAAGGCCTTCGACGCCGGCGAACCGCAGGCCAGCGGCAAGACCTACAAGGTGTCCGGAGACATCAAGCAGGGCATCAGCAGCGAGCAGGCCAAGAAGATCACCAAGATCATCCGCGACGAAGGCCCCAAGGGTGTCAAGGCGCAGATCCAGGGTGACGAGATCCGGGTCAGCTCGAAGAAGCGCGACGACTTGCAGGCCGTCATCGCCCTGCTCAAGGGCTCCGATCTCGACGTGGCGCTGCAGTTCGTCAACTACCGCTAG
- a CDS encoding ABC transporter substrate-binding protein: MLSALVLVLTACGSSGEPARTEDGKTVVRYQGWAGEVRFQELAEDLGYYQKIKLDWVGNTTSGPQDIQSVATGDIDVGEAFNGAVVKLNAAGAPITSVLSSYGADEGEYTGYFVLENSPIHSARDLIGKKVGMNTLGAHHEFLTREWLAKEGLTNDEIKTVTLTVVPPVNTEQALREKQIDVAALNGIWRETAQQRGGIRPLFTDKSLFGAFSYGTYVVRDDFLAENRDAVADYVQGTARAIRWTQVTPRDEVVAKFREIINKRKRNEDTQSIEYWRSSGIPVPGAVIAERELQTWIDWLVRNGELKAGQLKAKDLYTNDLNPYANGTYPEGSGPDGKVLAHK, encoded by the coding sequence ATGCTCAGCGCACTCGTGTTGGTACTGACGGCGTGTGGCTCGTCCGGTGAGCCGGCGCGCACCGAAGACGGCAAGACCGTGGTGCGCTACCAGGGCTGGGCCGGCGAGGTTCGATTCCAGGAACTGGCCGAGGACCTCGGCTACTACCAGAAGATCAAGCTCGATTGGGTGGGGAACACCACGAGCGGGCCGCAGGACATCCAGTCGGTGGCCACCGGCGATATCGACGTGGGTGAGGCGTTCAACGGCGCCGTGGTCAAGCTCAACGCCGCCGGCGCGCCGATCACCTCGGTGCTCAGCTCCTACGGCGCCGATGAGGGCGAATACACCGGCTACTTCGTTCTGGAGAACAGCCCGATCCACTCGGCACGCGACCTGATCGGCAAGAAGGTCGGGATGAATACCCTTGGCGCCCACCACGAATTCCTGACCCGGGAATGGCTGGCCAAAGAGGGACTTACCAACGACGAGATCAAGACGGTGACCCTCACGGTGGTGCCGCCGGTCAACACCGAGCAGGCGTTGCGGGAGAAGCAGATCGACGTCGCGGCGCTCAACGGGATCTGGCGCGAGACCGCGCAGCAACGCGGCGGGATCCGGCCGCTGTTCACCGACAAGTCACTGTTCGGGGCGTTCAGCTACGGCACCTATGTGGTCCGTGACGATTTCCTGGCCGAGAACCGGGATGCGGTGGCCGATTACGTCCAGGGCACCGCCCGGGCCATCCGCTGGACCCAGGTGACCCCGCGCGACGAGGTGGTGGCCAAGTTCCGCGAGATCATCAACAAGCGAAAGCGCAACGAGGACACCCAGTCCATCGAGTACTGGCGCAGCTCGGGCATTCCGGTGCCCGGTGCGGTGATCGCCGAACGCGAACTGCAGACCTGGATCGACTGGCTGGTCCGCAACGGTGAGCTCAAGGCAGGTCAGCTCAAGGCCAAGGATCTCTACACCAACGATCTCAACCCGTACGCCAACGGAACTTATCCCGAAGGCAGCGGTCCGGACGGGAAAGTACTGGCGCACAAGTGA
- a CDS encoding tyrosine-type recombinase/integrase — MSTARSAVYGKVTRWQVRWVDGSGHERSKSFDRKPDAQAYLNGLTADIQRGEYVDPSKSAATFGAVAEQWFETKSHRKPKTLAGYRSLLDTIILPKWKNVPLKAIDYQSFSTWIGSLSVDGSQRDTALSASRIRQTHQLVGAVLKYAQRSGLVTKNVASQLERKYDLPTEHGREQHALTREQLLGFVSHMRLYATLTLILGCVGIRTGEAFALRRSGVKDCKLIVSESATNVTGQGTVTTRTKTNKTREVAVPGWAWDRLVAELPADPKALVFPHRTGTTLTNHQYRYEFDKAVTAMRAETEAQRARETAETGKAVTPEFPTITPHDLRHTCASLLISTGANIKVVQRQLGHATAAMTLDQYGHLYDADLTHAADVLSDALEATAVSLRHSADTKKVRTG; from the coding sequence ATGAGCACCGCGCGATCAGCGGTCTACGGCAAGGTCACACGTTGGCAAGTTCGATGGGTAGATGGCAGCGGCCACGAGAGAAGCAAGAGCTTTGACCGCAAGCCGGACGCGCAGGCCTACCTGAACGGACTCACTGCCGACATTCAGCGCGGCGAATACGTCGACCCGAGCAAGAGTGCAGCGACATTCGGGGCGGTCGCAGAGCAGTGGTTTGAGACCAAAAGTCACCGCAAGCCAAAGACTTTGGCGGGTTACCGGTCCCTACTGGACACCATTATCCTGCCGAAGTGGAAGAATGTGCCACTGAAAGCGATTGATTACCAATCATTTTCGACATGGATAGGGAGTCTTTCCGTGGATGGCTCGCAGCGAGACACCGCACTCTCAGCCAGCCGGATACGCCAGACCCACCAACTCGTCGGCGCGGTCCTCAAGTACGCACAGCGGTCAGGGCTTGTAACCAAGAACGTCGCTTCACAACTAGAGCGCAAGTACGACCTACCCACCGAGCACGGACGCGAGCAGCACGCCTTGACCCGTGAGCAGCTTCTCGGCTTTGTGTCACACATGCGGCTGTACGCCACGCTGACGCTCATTCTCGGCTGCGTCGGCATCCGTACCGGGGAAGCGTTCGCATTGCGGCGGTCGGGCGTTAAGGACTGCAAGCTGATCGTTTCAGAGTCGGCTACCAACGTGACGGGTCAAGGGACGGTGACCACCCGCACCAAGACCAACAAGACACGCGAGGTCGCGGTACCGGGCTGGGCATGGGACCGGTTAGTTGCCGAACTGCCCGCAGACCCCAAGGCACTGGTGTTCCCGCATCGCACGGGTACAACGCTGACCAATCATCAGTACCGCTATGAGTTCGACAAAGCGGTTACCGCGATGCGGGCCGAGACGGAAGCTCAGCGGGCACGGGAGACAGCCGAGACGGGCAAGGCGGTTACGCCCGAATTCCCCACGATCACGCCCCACGATCTACGGCACACCTGCGCGTCCCTACTCATCTCCACCGGGGCGAATATCAAAGTGGTGCAACGCCAACTAGGCCACGCCACGGCTGCGATGACACTTGACCAGTACGGGCACCTGTATGACGCCGACCTGACGCACGCTGCCGACGTTCTCAGCGATGCACTAGAGGCTACTGCGGTATCACTGCGGCATTCCGCAGATACCAAAAAGGTCAGGACCGGTTAA
- a CDS encoding helix-turn-helix domain-containing protein → MTPIRLGAKDAAAYLGGLPEDTLRYWRYAGTGPRSYRLGRHTFYDVADLDAWVAEQKAATARGGIG, encoded by the coding sequence GTGACACCTATACGTTTAGGCGCCAAAGACGCCGCTGCCTACCTTGGTGGACTGCCTGAGGACACCCTGAGGTATTGGCGGTATGCCGGTACCGGACCCCGTAGCTACCGGCTGGGGCGGCATACGTTCTATGACGTAGCGGACCTTGATGCTTGGGTGGCTGAACAGAAGGCCGCGACCGCACGGGGTGGCATTGGATGA
- a CDS encoding MlaD family protein, whose amino-acid sequence MINALADFVVNVVRAGYRRRSWLSAGALVMTLVVAGAYLMVGALRVKPFDSSYRITIELPESAGLLPNQDVTLRGVRIGKVERLNITPTGVQAVVNVNSAVSIPKSSDVRVSGLSPAGEQYIDFAANTADGPFLADGSVIGLGKATVPVSLAQLLADADGALSQVDVDKLEVIRRELSMSQAGPGKLADVIDGGTFLLSTLDSVLPETVSMLRNSRVVFNLMADKNAGVVVASDNLDSTFDGINRMRDGFRRLTDQTPGALNSVDNLFADNSDTMVQLLGSLASTSQLLYLRVPALNALFPNYRTSVLDALGSVMHDNGLWATADIYPRYTCDYGTPRRPPASADYPEPYMYTYCRDDHPGVLVRGAKNAPRPADDDTAGPPPGADLGRTTDPTPRGRYTIPTPYGGPTLPIEPPR is encoded by the coding sequence ATGATCAACGCACTCGCCGATTTCGTGGTCAACGTGGTCCGGGCCGGATACCGGCGCCGATCCTGGCTTTCGGCCGGCGCGTTGGTGATGACCCTGGTGGTCGCGGGCGCCTACCTGATGGTCGGGGCGCTGAGGGTCAAGCCCTTCGACTCCAGCTACCGCATCACCATCGAGCTGCCGGAATCGGCCGGCCTGCTGCCCAACCAGGACGTCACCCTGCGTGGCGTGCGGATCGGGAAGGTGGAACGGCTCAACATCACACCCACCGGGGTCCAGGCGGTGGTGAACGTGAATTCGGCTGTGTCGATTCCGAAATCCAGCGACGTGCGGGTGTCGGGTCTTTCCCCGGCAGGTGAGCAGTACATCGACTTCGCGGCGAACACGGCAGACGGCCCGTTCCTGGCCGACGGCAGCGTGATCGGCCTGGGCAAGGCCACGGTGCCGGTCAGCCTGGCCCAGTTGCTCGCCGACGCCGACGGCGCGCTGTCCCAGGTCGATGTCGACAAGCTCGAAGTGATCCGCCGGGAACTGAGCATGTCGCAAGCCGGTCCCGGCAAGCTCGCCGATGTCATCGACGGCGGCACATTCCTTCTCTCGACGCTGGATTCGGTCCTGCCCGAGACGGTGAGCATGCTGCGCAACAGCCGCGTGGTGTTCAACCTGATGGCCGACAAGAACGCCGGCGTCGTGGTGGCTTCCGACAATCTCGACTCGACGTTCGACGGGATCAACAGGATGCGGGACGGTTTCCGCCGGCTCACCGATCAAACCCCGGGTGCGTTGAACTCTGTCGACAACCTGTTCGCCGACAACTCCGACACCATGGTCCAACTGCTCGGAAGCCTGGCCAGCACTTCACAATTGCTGTACCTGCGGGTACCGGCGCTGAACGCGCTGTTCCCGAACTACCGCACCTCGGTGCTCGACGCCCTGGGCAGTGTCATGCATGACAACGGGCTGTGGGCCACCGCCGACATCTACCCGCGCTATACCTGTGACTACGGAACACCGCGCCGGCCACCGGCGTCGGCCGACTACCCGGAGCCCTACATGTACACCTACTGCCGGGACGATCACCCGGGCGTCCTGGTCCGCGGGGCCAAGAACGCACCGCGCCCGGCGGACGACGACACCGCGGGGCCGCCGCCCGGCGCGGACCTCGGGCGCACCACCGACCCGACGCCGCGGGGTCGCTACACCATCCCGACTCCCTACGGCGGCCCGACCCTGCCGATCGAACCGCCCCGCTAA